One window of the Granulicella arctica genome contains the following:
- the dnaG gene encoding DNA primase, giving the protein MADNFAQTLKAQVDIVRIIGDYVRLKKSGAQNYTGLCPFHKEKTGSFSVNAAHGYFYCFGCHEKGDVFTFVMKLENVSFPEAVRSVATKAGVAMPKREFSSPEEAREAGLRGQLINIHEAATQYFEAQLKSPEAARAREYLTGRQIAPETVAKFRMGYAPDDFNDMRDRLKAHFSEEVMRASGLFSSKEQADGSGGPMYARFRKRITFPIANEQGKVIAFTARALDSDEKSGPKYMNSPETPLYSKGQVLFNLDKAKADMRTLDFALLVEGQMDCISVYMAGVKNVLATSGTAFTEMQVRLLSRFTKQVIVNFDPDTAGANAAEKSIAMLTEEDFTVKVVALEGGLDPDRYVREHGIKAYMAALRGAQRHSDYLIERARQMFPSRSPDAKVKALNFLLPHIRRMPNRIHRDEFAADAAQKLGIDSSVMREELKQAAAQRKESVRSHSHEPATETERILLRALVLPESDPARTMAADQLLQHPEWYESLPTATLLEALSNAPAPENPLDIAQDQESRATLARVLMHADEPGDGEQLTMPERVENALHTLEHRRLERRQRELRTMIAEADRRNDQEMLAQLTTEKLQIDRALRLH; this is encoded by the coding sequence ATGGCAGATAACTTCGCACAGACTCTAAAAGCGCAGGTGGACATCGTCCGCATCATCGGCGACTACGTGCGGCTGAAGAAGAGCGGCGCGCAGAACTACACCGGCCTGTGTCCCTTCCACAAAGAGAAAACCGGCTCCTTTTCGGTCAACGCCGCCCACGGCTACTTCTACTGCTTCGGCTGCCACGAAAAGGGGGACGTCTTCACCTTCGTGATGAAGCTTGAGAACGTCAGCTTCCCCGAGGCCGTCCGCTCGGTCGCCACCAAAGCAGGCGTAGCGATGCCGAAGCGCGAGTTCAGCTCGCCCGAAGAGGCCCGCGAAGCCGGTCTACGCGGCCAACTCATCAACATCCACGAGGCGGCAACCCAGTACTTCGAGGCGCAGCTCAAGTCGCCCGAGGCGGCTCGCGCCCGCGAGTACCTGACCGGTCGCCAGATCGCCCCCGAGACTGTCGCCAAGTTCCGAATGGGCTACGCGCCCGACGACTTCAACGACATGCGTGACCGCCTCAAGGCCCACTTCTCGGAGGAGGTGATGCGCGCCAGCGGTCTATTCAGCTCCAAGGAGCAGGCCGATGGCTCCGGCGGTCCCATGTACGCCCGCTTCCGCAAGCGAATTACCTTTCCCATCGCGAACGAGCAGGGCAAGGTGATCGCTTTCACCGCCCGCGCGCTCGACTCTGACGAGAAGTCCGGCCCGAAGTACATGAACTCCCCCGAGACTCCGCTCTACTCCAAGGGTCAGGTGCTCTTCAATCTCGACAAGGCCAAGGCCGACATGCGTACGCTCGACTTCGCCCTGCTGGTCGAGGGCCAGATGGACTGCATCTCGGTCTACATGGCCGGGGTCAAGAACGTCCTCGCCACCTCGGGCACGGCGTTCACGGAGATGCAGGTGCGCCTCCTTAGCCGCTTCACCAAGCAGGTCATCGTCAACTTCGACCCCGACACCGCAGGGGCCAACGCCGCTGAAAAATCCATCGCGATGCTCACAGAGGAGGACTTCACCGTCAAAGTTGTCGCCCTTGAAGGCGGTCTCGATCCCGACCGTTACGTCCGCGAGCACGGCATCAAGGCGTACATGGCAGCCCTCCGCGGTGCCCAGCGCCACTCCGATTACCTCATCGAGCGCGCCCGGCAGATGTTCCCCTCGCGCTCGCCCGACGCCAAGGTAAAAGCCCTCAACTTCCTGCTGCCGCACATCCGCCGCATGCCGAATCGCATCCATCGCGACGAGTTTGCCGCCGACGCCGCCCAGAAGCTCGGCATCGACTCTTCCGTCATGCGCGAGGAGCTGAAGCAGGCGGCGGCGCAGCGCAAGGAGAGCGTCCGCTCCCACAGCCACGAACCTGCTACCGAAACAGAGCGCATCCTGCTCCGCGCACTGGTTCTGCCCGAGTCCGATCCTGCCCGCACGATGGCAGCCGACCAGTTGCTCCAGCACCCCGAGTGGTACGAGAGCCTGCCTACCGCCACGCTGCTCGAAGCACTGTCGAACGCCCCTGCTCCGGAAAATCCTCTCGACATCGCCCAGGATCAAGAAAGCCGGGCCACGCTCGCTCGCGTTCTGATGCACGCCGACGAGCCCGGCGACGGCGAGCAGCTCACCATGCCGGAGCGCGTCGAAAACGCGCTACACACCCTGGAGCATCGCCGGCTCGAGCGTCGCCAGCGAGAACTGCGGACCATGATCGCCGAAGCCGACCGCCGGAACGATCAGGAGATGCTCGCCCAACTCACGACCGAGAAACTGCAGATCGACCGCGCACTCCGCCTCCACTAG
- a CDS encoding lipopolysaccharide biosynthesis protein yields MAGFTRILKNLGAMFTGRLLTVIQQVIVPPIFIARYSTSGFGEWGVLSGAVAAIGMLNFGVQTYMNQDLAVRYNRGDMEDYQVRQSTALRLLLGIILSAMVVCLVVFALPLDSYLRLDIGRRATQLAAYLLACQVLLNILYGYLTGLFMGVALAHRGAHWGNFQTLLTSLSLLACVSLKLPFPILAGVQVITMLISIVCVLVDIRRIAPSLFPHIRYWDQAAVAAILKPSGYFGLITIANFLTYQAPLIVLQRSLGPVAVAGFIVMRLVFSMCRQILAMFTQSMGAEITTLFGRSDWPALVLLYDYSERFIFFLIPLVNTGVLMISPVLITVWMHKKAELFSPYPYMLAAAISMVISLKEHKFQFQFSTNTHEELSKIMLGSYIVMTVLSLLLVPRAGVTGFLWIWLSAEVFQMIFIMRLNIKLFAAIEPLELTFLRRLIAICVPALLIALLLLQKTATFHLIWQVVIAVSAGGVIAAIAWQLFGVRDVIRRIMSQFSGRFATPEPGKI; encoded by the coding sequence ATGGCTGGCTTTACACGCATTCTTAAGAACCTGGGCGCTATGTTTACGGGACGCCTGCTGACGGTTATTCAGCAGGTCATCGTGCCTCCGATCTTTATCGCACGCTACTCGACCTCGGGATTCGGGGAATGGGGCGTCCTTTCGGGCGCGGTCGCCGCCATCGGGATGCTCAACTTCGGCGTGCAAACCTATATGAATCAGGATCTTGCCGTCCGCTACAACCGCGGCGACATGGAGGACTACCAGGTCCGGCAATCGACCGCCCTGCGCCTTCTGCTTGGCATCATCCTAAGCGCAATGGTGGTCTGCCTCGTCGTATTCGCGCTGCCGCTCGATAGCTATCTCAGGCTGGATATCGGTCGTCGCGCCACGCAACTGGCGGCATACCTCCTCGCCTGCCAGGTCTTGTTGAACATCCTCTACGGGTACCTCACCGGCCTCTTTATGGGAGTAGCGCTGGCGCATCGCGGCGCCCATTGGGGTAACTTCCAGACGCTGCTGACCTCCCTCAGCCTGTTGGCCTGCGTTTCGCTCAAGCTGCCTTTTCCCATCCTGGCCGGTGTTCAGGTCATCACGATGCTGATCTCGATCGTCTGTGTGCTGGTCGACATCCGCCGCATCGCTCCTTCACTCTTCCCCCACATCCGCTACTGGGATCAAGCAGCCGTCGCAGCCATCCTCAAGCCGAGCGGCTACTTCGGCCTGATCACCATAGCCAACTTCCTGACCTATCAGGCTCCATTGATCGTCCTTCAGCGCTCCCTCGGGCCGGTAGCCGTAGCCGGATTCATCGTCATGCGGCTTGTCTTCTCCATGTGTCGGCAAATTCTCGCAATGTTCACGCAATCGATGGGCGCTGAGATCACGACGCTCTTCGGTCGCAGCGACTGGCCCGCGCTGGTCCTGCTCTACGACTACTCCGAGCGCTTCATCTTCTTCCTCATCCCGCTCGTCAACACCGGCGTGCTGATGATCTCGCCCGTGCTCATCACCGTCTGGATGCACAAGAAGGCCGAGCTCTTTTCTCCTTATCCCTACATGCTCGCCGCCGCAATCTCGATGGTCATCAGCCTCAAGGAACACAAATTCCAGTTCCAGTTCTCGACCAATACTCATGAAGAACTATCGAAGATCATGCTCGGCAGCTACATCGTCATGACCGTACTCTCGCTGCTGCTCGTGCCGCGCGCCGGCGTCACAGGCTTCCTGTGGATCTGGCTCTCCGCCGAGGTCTTCCAGATGATCTTCATCATGCGCCTCAACATCAAGCTCTTCGCCGCCATCGAACCCCTCGAGCTCACCTTCCTGCGCAGGCTGATCGCGATCTGCGTACCAGCTCTCCTGATCGCCCTCCTGCTGCTTCAAAAGACAGCTACATTCCATCTCATCTGGCAGGTGGTCATCGCCGTAAGCGCTGGAGGCGTGATCGCCGCCATCGCCTGGCAACTCTTCGGCGTTCGTGACGTCATCCGCAGGATTATGAGTCAGTTTTCCGGCAGATTCGCTACTCCCGAACCGGGGAAGATCTAG